The Papio anubis isolate 15944 chromosome 1, Panubis1.0, whole genome shotgun sequence genome window below encodes:
- the NGF gene encoding beta-nerve growth factor isoform X2 — translation MSMLFYTLITAFLIGIQAEPHSESNVPAGHTIPQAHWTKLQHSLDTALRRVRSTPAVAIAARVAGQTRNITVDPRLFKKRRLRSPRVLFSTQPPPEAADTQDLDFEVGGAAPFNRTHRSKRSSSHPIFHRGEFSVCDSVSVWVGDKTTATDIKGKEVMVLGEVNINNSVFKQYFFETKCRDPNPVDSGCRGIDSKHWNSYCTTTHTFVKALTMDGKQAAWRFIRIDTACVCVLSRKAVRRA, via the coding sequence ATGTCCATGTTGTTCTACACTCTGATCACAGCTTTTCTGATCGGCATACAGGCAGAACCACACTCAGAGAGCAATGTCCCTGCAGGACACACCATCCCCCAAGCCCACTGGACTAAACTTCAGCATTCCCTTGACACGGCCCTTCGCAGAGTCCGCAGCACCCCGGCAGTGGCGATAGCTGCACGAGTGGCAGGGCAGACCCGCAACATTACTGTGGACCCCAGGCTGTTTAAAAAGCGGCGACTCCGTTCACCCCGTGTGCTGTTTAGCACTCAGCCCCCACCtgaagctgcagacactcaggATCTGGACTTTGAGGTCGGTGGTGCTGCCCCCTTCAACAGGACTCACAGGAGCAAGCGGTCATCGTCCCACCCTATCTTCCACAGGGGCGAGTTCTCGGTGTGTGACAGTGTCAGCGTGTGGGTTGGGGATAAGACCACCGCCACAGACATCAAGGGCAAGGAGGTGATGGTGTTGGGAGAGGTGAACATTAACAACAGTGTATTCAAACAGTACTTTTTTGAGACCAAGTGCCGGGACCCAAATCCCGTTGACAGCGGGTGCCGGGGCATTGACTCAAAGCATTGGAACTCATATTGTACCACGACTCACACCTTTGTCAAGGCGCTGACCATGGATGGCAAGCAGGCTGCCTGGCGATTTATCCGGATCGACacggcctgtgtgtgtgtgctcagcaGGAAGGCTGTGAGAAGAGCCTGA